In Nocardioides nitrophenolicus, the genomic window GGTAGCGAACGCTGTACGCCGCGCGGCCGTCACCGGTGAAGCCCAGCCCGTTGAGGATCCCCCCGGCCGCGGCGAACGCCCCGGCGGTGGTGAGGGCGCCGGTGGTGGTGTTGACCCGGCGGATGTCGAAGGGCGCGGTCTGGCCCTTCTCGGAGTAGACCGTCGTGCAGTCGAAGGGCGGCGCGGCGGCGGCGGGCGGGGCGTTGACCCCGACGACGGCCACGAGACTGCCGAGGAGACCTGCCGCGCAGAGAACGCCGAGGCGAGAGCGCAGTCTCGAGGGTCGAACCACAGGGTGCCGCTTCGACATCGGCCACCTTTCCTTCTCGCGGTGAGGCCGCAGCGGTGCGGACCTTAGGTAGCCAGCAGCCCGGTCGGGAGCGGAGCGTCACTGCTCTCGCCTGGCCCGAACGCACCTTGCTGGCCGGGGCGAGACCATCGCCAGCGTTCAGGCGGCCGCTTGCGCGAAACGACGATTTCCGCCGGTACGAAATCGACGAAATGCGAACCCAGTGGCGACCTCATGTCGTCCCCACGCCATCCGGCGGTAGTCACGGGGCCGTGGGTGGGTATCCGTCGACCGCTCAGGTCAGCATCGTGGGCGTCGACGCCTGGCGCGAGGCCTGTGCCCAGGCGTACGTCCCCCTCCGGATCGATGCGATCGGCGAGGACTTCCGGGGGGCGCTGCGTCAGCGCGTCGTGGGTGGGCTGGACATCAGCCAGATCGCGTCCACCCCGCTGACCCTGACCCGCACGGCCCGATCGGTCGCGACCGACCCGCGCGAGACCGTCATGTTCTGCACCTTCCTCGCCGGTGCCGGCGTGACCCTCCAGGACGGGCGGATCGCGGCCTTGTCGAGCGGCGGCGGCTTCCTCATGGACGACGACCGGCCGTACAGCATGCGCTACGAGCGCAACGACCTGCTCGTCCTCCGCCTGCCCCGGACTCGTCTCGACCTGCGCGAACGTGACCTGCGGCAGCTCACCAGTGCGGCCATGTCCAACGAGTTCGGTGGCCTCCACGTGCTCCGGCGCTACCTGGCGGGCCTGGTCGCGATGGACGCCGCCATCCGCGACGCGGAGGTCGAGGAGCATCAGGAGCTCGCCCTGGAGCTCCTTCACGTCGCGGTGCACCCCATGGTCTACTCCGAGCGATCCCGCGCCCTGATGAGTGGCCAGGCGATCCTGGTCACCGCACGGTGGTTCCTCGAGCACCACCACGCCGACCCGAGGCTGACCATCGACGACGTCGCCCGTCACTTCATGATCTCCCGGCGCTACCTGGAGATGCTGTTCACGAGGTCGGGTGACGGTCCGGCGACGTACCTGCGCCGAGTGCGCCTCCATCGCGCCGCGGCCCTGCTGCTGGCGCGGCCCCGAGAGCCCGTGAGCCGGATCGCGGCGGAGGTCGGCTTCACCAACATCAACACCTTCGCGCGCGCCTTCGCCCGCGACTTCGGTACGCCGCCGCACCGGTGGCGGCGCGACCAGGCCGACCGACCCCAGACACCCCCGCGCGGGTCGGGCCAGGCCGGAGAGCTGTTGACGAACCTCGAGCGCTACGACCGGAGCGCTGCGGGCTCGACCAGGTGACGTCCCGACCCTCCGTGCGAACCCCTTCCACCTTCGACCGGTTGGACGGGTGACCTGGTCAGCGATGGGGATCGTGATCCCCGTTGGCCCTCGGGTTCGTCAAGCCGAAGCCGGAGATCACCGTCGTCGAGAAGGACAGCAACGGCAACGGCGCCGACACCGCCGCCTCCCGGACGGCACGACGGGGACCACCTGGGCCGGACCGTTCCCGGTAGGTGCCGCACCCGAGGGCGAGCGAGGCACCGCTCCTGATCACGGTGACGCCGACGACGGTCCCGCCCGCAGGAGCGCGCGCCGTCCGCGCAGGTGGGCGGCCTCGGCGTCGTTGCGGCACAGCGCGAGCGCGGTGTCGTAGGCACGTCGCGCCTCGTCGGTCCGACCCAGCCGGGCCGACAGCTCCGCCCGTACGGCGGGCAGCCGGTGCCCGGCCAGCGCGACCCCCTC contains:
- a CDS encoding helix-turn-helix domain-containing protein: MGGYPSTAQVSIVGVDAWREACAQAYVPLRIDAIGEDFRGALRQRVVGGLDISQIASTPLTLTRTARSVATDPRETVMFCTFLAGAGVTLQDGRIAALSSGGGFLMDDDRPYSMRYERNDLLVLRLPRTRLDLRERDLRQLTSAAMSNEFGGLHVLRRYLAGLVAMDAAIRDAEVEEHQELALELLHVAVHPMVYSERSRALMSGQAILVTARWFLEHHHADPRLTIDDVARHFMISRRYLEMLFTRSGDGPATYLRRVRLHRAAALLLARPREPVSRIAAEVGFTNINTFARAFARDFGTPPHRWRRDQADRPQTPPRGSGQAGELLTNLERYDRSAAGSTR